The nucleotide window ACTCAAACACTGGTTCTCTCGAGCGAGATGAAGTATTCGTCCCCAAAACCAAGTCCCAAACCCCATGGTTTTCCAAATACTTAAACAACCCTCCGGGGAGAGCTTTCACCCTTCTAGTCACACTGACTCTCGGCTGGCCTTTGTATTTAATCTTCAATGTTTCAGGCAAGCCTTATCATCGTTTTGCGTGCCATTATGATCCCTATAGTCCCATATACTCAGATCGCGAAAggattcaaattttcatttctgaTGCTGGCATCTTCACCGCAATATATGTTCTCTACCTTGTGGCAATGGCGAAAGGGCTAGCTTGGCTTGTATGCATTTATGGAGTTCCATTACTTATTGTCAATGGCTTCCTCGTCTTGATCACATACTTGCAGCACACGCATCCGGCACTGCCACACTACGACTCGTTAGAATGGGACTGGCTGAGAGGGGCTCTGGCGACTGCAGACAGAGACTATGGGGTGTTGAACAAGGTTTTCCATAACATTACAGATACACATGTAGCTCACCATCTCTTCTCCACCATGCCACATTACCATGCGATGGAGGCGACCGAAGCAATCAAGCCAATATTGGGTGAGTATTACCAATTTGATGATACTCCATTTTACAAGGCAATGTGGAGGGAAGCTAGAGAGTGTATTTATGTTGAGCCGGACGAGGGTTCTCCGGCAAAAGGAGTTTTCTGGTATCGGAACAAAATCTGATATTGCTTCGGTCGGCCGAGGTTGAATAACAAGCAATGCTATCTAGTAGTTGCACCCTAGCAGTATCTGCAGTATGGTTGTGGTTGCATGTAATGCctataaatgaatgaaaattacgcattatttgttaaataatatcacATCTACTTCCTATTTTTACTAACTCGTTCATAAAAATGCACTACAATACTATCGACATATAGCTATTAAAGTTAGTTgcggaaatttaaaaaacaactaCAAACACATAATTATAGTTACCACagttaatatttataactaATTGAAATCATGGtaaaaattcatcatttgaaCTAATATTTGACCCTTgtttaacttattaaaattgtaataatagcTAGTTGTTTAAGCACAATGCTTTAGTTATGGAAAACATAGTAATTAAGGCATttagttataaatattttatatccaTGACATATAATTAGTGCAGGACCCAAATTGAGCTAGCTTGGGTTTGAAAGTTAGTTTGGCTTGATTcggctcaatttgaatttatttaatttgaatttgagcctagttcaaattatgaaatttgactcattttaaaaccaagtcaaactcgagttaGAGAGAGTTCAACTTCATTTCACTCGTCAGCTGAATAGATAACTTGATTAGATTTGAACTTGACTCATGCTTActtcaaattatgttaagtaattgTTCAATAACATCGTTTTATCAATGAGCTAaggattcaaattataaatctgaGTCACGTATCTAAGTCAtagaattaaactataaattcaagttaaattcaaactaaattattttcattcaaatcaaatttgaaccaCATTTATTATTGGCTTAACGAATTCTTACGAAACTCGAATGagctatttttcattcaaactgaactcaaacaaaagattattaaaattcgGTTTGGTTTGTATCCACCTCTAtatagaatattattattaactaaTAGTTTAactatatatctattatttgtgcattaactataaaatattcaaatttgtagtcaattaaattatttagttataaacattttatttcatGTCATTAACAATATTATAGTATCATTATTACTTAGAATTTAAGCCATATAGCTATTATGTGTGTATTAGCTATCAATTAGTTAAGTTTCCAACAattaaagaatatgaaaattaatttgccATATATCTAATATCATGCAACTAGAGATATTCCAATTTATTCGGTAggtaactatatttttatttactatgAATTAAGTAGTAACAGTTAACATAAAAGTTCAATACCTATTCAAATTGTTTAAATCTTTGATAAAGAGAATGTTTGGTTGGGTAtgcaaaatcaattttatacaaacaatatttaactaagtttttttttcttttttacatttatttgtatttatatacaaaataaatcatttgcaaacccttccattttttttcaaaaatatgcgtgaattgatgatttataatttcatatcaaatttattaataagtgatcattttgtttttcccaCCTCAGATTtgttgtattttcaaattttctcttataaagtttcaaaaatataaatatttactcttttattaaaaaattttattaaagttaaaggtagaattatcatttgataaaaaaatttattaaaactaaaattttattttattttctcttttagtttaaaaaattaatatttttttcactcaaaagtttgaaaattttattttttttcttatgattttttttctttttttggtaatcaaaatatattttcactgTCAATTAACCTTTCCACCGTCTTCTTCTCCCGCAGTTGGCCTTTCCATCATAACATTTTCGTATCATTTTTGTCTGATGAAGAGATAATGATACgttatcttcatctttatccAACTAAATATCGACAGCTTTAGGATCCTCTGGCACTAAATGCCATAACGAATTAATATGGGGTGAAGGGCccatattaattcataaatataatatttataccgTTCAACTGAAATACGGGGTGAAAGACCCCAATTGTCAGAATGAATTAATTCAAGGGCCATGTGACTATGGGACAATTTTTGAGTAAATTACTTTGAGACAATTTCCCAAATTGACGTGGTGGACAAAAGAAAGTTGATGGGAATTGATGAGGCAATTACAAGTAATTAAGTTTATATGCAAGGGCCTTTATATCCTAACCTATAAACTATCGTGCCACCAAACATTGATAGAATGTGTCTTTCTAATTTAGTGCAATGTTAGCTACAGGTGGTGTTAGTAGAGCAAATGGTTAATGATTTTCAAAGGAGGGAAATAACTGATATAGATCATTGTTAATTTCCATTTCTAATAACATAACATGAGTGACTTCATCTATAATAACACAGTAATCAGTAGAGAATTCCGCAACAGCATTGTTAtctatagttattttttatatattaactaaGCTCTTGGTGAGGTATACCAAGGACATTGTTTAAATGCAATGCTTTAGAATAGAAATAACTAGGTGAAATAGTATGATCAGGGTACGATATAGGGAAATCCTCACTGTTACCAACTTGCAAGTGATCTGAACCACGATAAGAAGCATCAACTGAGAGTTGAGACAGGTCTAAGGTCATGTGGTTAGTGGCTCCTTAGTCCATTTACTAGCAACATCTTGAATGGTTTTAGGGGCAGCTAAGCTGAAGGATTGGAATGAAGCAATGGTTGATTGTTATTGCGTAAGAAAGAAGGTTGTTGATGAGATACAAAGGCTTAGGTGGCTGTATTTATGATAAGAATGGATGAAGGATAGCCTGGTGTAGGTGGGGGATAGCTTGGTGATGGAAAGGTATAATTGACTGGGTGTCCAGGTGGGTTGTTAGGGAAGAAGATGACTCCAACGAGAAAATATGTATTAACTGTTCCTTTTGGTTGGTAAGTATTTTAGTTAGTTGACATGAATGGATCAGACACTTTTAAATGCTCAGTGTGAAGAACAGGATACATTAATTGCGCTACAGGCGTTCTAGTGTGTCCTGAGAGAAAGTGGAATTGGGGGATGACTACAGGCACATTATAGGCTATATTGAATCAATGCTAACATTGGAGGGTCATgaatccttttttttcttttaaaacgaAAAATCTTACTCAAActgaattgttatattttatatcatattaaatagaataaattttagatttagtgacaaattctataattattaaatcaaataaattaaaattttaattttaatctattattaaaaaaaattaaattcatatttttttatacataaaaatttatttttttgttattcaaattacGTTTTAGGGTCATGTGCCCATGATTCCCACACACTCCACATGCAACTTTTTCCCTACCATATCCTTTACCCTGCCACTAGCATTATTGTATTGAAAGACCTGATCAGATAGAGGGCCACTAAGGGGTTGTAGGATGAATAGGAATGATTAACAGTGATTATAGGTACTTGAAAAGTTCCAGGAGTTGTGGGGCCGGTTGCTGTAATGTGAATTCTAATCTGTCCACTATGTGTAGACCGTGTGAATGAAAGATTCACCGTAGTATGCAATTGATGAATGTTATGTGGATACAGGCTTTTGCCACTGGGCTAGGTTTGTTATTCTAAGTTGACAATATTTGTAAAGCCTGATTGAAACTCCATAGCCACTGCATAATTAAGAGCCTTAGATGTTTTTTCCACTCAACTCATGTTAATTGCGCCTCTTGTAGAGAGAGCATCCGTTATGGATTTTAACTTAGAGGTTAAATTAGCCACCACAACATCATAGTCAAAACCCAAACTATCTAATATGCCGTCTTTTTTAAGTTGGAACGAATCAACGGgttaaactataaattaatttataatctggtctgattttataatttaatttaatttatatataaataataactaatttaaaattcaatcaaattagataaatctgttaaactgaaaaaaatatttaaacaaacaaaatcgggtttacataatattacataattttattgtattaaaacttaaaatagttataatttgtaaaataatgataaaatttataattagttttttttctttatctatgtAATGAAATATcgattgtttaattaatatatttgaaattatgtttagtatgttttatgtttaaaaacgtgataaatatttgatactattcaagaaatatataataatttttaaataagttgaACCATTTAAACTACAAACTAGTAAGATAactgatttgattttaaaaatattactagtatGTAATTAATTAGTTCCTCGTTTGCTAAACTATGACcatcaaaaattaatatttcagcATAATTCTTTATCTTAAGAACATACTGACTGATACTCAAATCATTATTCTTAGTACTTCAAAGAAAATTCCTAATGGGTATATCATTTGAGACCAAGACTTAACTGAGAACCCATATCCAAGTGTATTCTAGATTTTTGAAGCAAATTTTCAAGTTGAAATTATACGAAACACACTTTCAAATATGGAACTCAATAATTAGTTGACTAAAAGTTTATCTACTCTTTTCCACAATAAGTAATCTAGATTCGATTTTTTGAGTATATCATAAGCTCAGTAAGAAACTTGAAAATGTATTAACGTCATAAGACATTGGTTATACTGGTGAGATGCTCCTCTAAGTTATACGCAACGACAATAAACAAGACTTGTAATTTTTAGAACCAATAATTAGATTTAATGAGTTTCGGTGAGATTGACTACAGATTGATGACAAGACAGATAAAGAGAGAGTTTGCTCTAACATCATAGAAGTTGCATATGAGAGATTGACAAACGAACTCGTTTCAGAGATAAAGAACTTTTTTCATCAACCATGAGATCAATGCTAATCATctttggctttgataccataagTGGCcacaaaatcttcaaaaaaaagaagcaaaaagacaagaaaattatcatataagaAGCAAGGATGTCGGAAAGTTTTGAGAGAGAGCAGGTATGGTTCACTTTCTGAGAAATATTTTTTGAGTAAAGACGAAATAatgttttcattaatgaaaaactaaattttgagtTGTCTTATATGCAAACGACAAACCTCATCCATTATAAGCGAACAATATAACTTactgaaattagaaaaatgtaacactaacaataaatataaaattttacctaGGCATTTAGATATTTCAATTCCCACAAATGATGATGCTATATCttcaatttgattaattcttaacaaattttatcaatctAATAGTATTAGGAGATTCTGAATAgacattataaataattaatccttCAACCCTTTCTTAATAtcattaagttgataaaaaataaaaacttatatataatatcaaaaaaattaattcacaaactTGTCTTTGTCAAAGGAAGAgtaattaacattttcccactcaaggtttggtCTAAAAACGCTTTTCCACATTTTTCATAAACAACAGTTTTTCACCTAAACTCAAATTCtgtttaaaaaaactaacagtgtaagggtaaaataataattttataacaaataatttttttaagattttataagcATAGAAaagacttaaaaaataaaaagtaatttttttgataagtaattttttttggtaagtaatttttttggtaagtaattttttggtaagtaaatttactatatattaattttaaaaataaaaagcaaccACTTTCAATGGtactcaaatattttaaacataataatttgacCTTTAAAAAACATTGttgcattttattcaattttttgagggtttaattgtcatttttttaactattagagataaattgatattttaaaattttccagaAGTCCCCAAACTTTATTGAATATCAAATAAACctttcaaaaatttcataaaaactcttgatattttcaaaaattattatttaccccttaacatacaattatataataaaaacaccCGTCTacaagaaaagaggaaaaaatgctgagaatgaaatgaaaataaattaaattgtttttcatataatttggatatttaaaatgttatttttaatttttgttaatttgggttatttgatcattttgaaaaataaaatactctggataaaatagtaatttcattttttaatactattgtttcattaacataatttaattttaggtgggaaactgtcatttatgctttatttttcgatgaaaaatgttatttatgttaattagggatgaaaaagtattttaagactaaaccttaggtaggaaaatgtaattcactctcaaaagaatttcaaattttttcttaatgtcttaaaatgttaatatgattataaaaagTAAACTAATAATAAGATTTATCTTATATAGCTATTACTTACCATCTATGTCTTAAATTTTTAGATTCTCTCTTTGcacaaattaaatctaaaactaatttacatttaaaaagattattattttcTGCTATAAAATGGGACTCCATCAACCATTTGGGATGACTCACAAAAAACTTTTACTACAACTCTCCCTTTAATACAACCTCTCTTTGTGTAGCCATGGATTCGAATTCTCTTAGTTGCCCCCCTGGCTTTCCTTCCAAATTCTACCATGGAAGACCACCTTTCATCCCCTATGACAATAAAGACCATTCCTCCATGCTTGATTTGGGGCAAATAATGGCTGATTCAACATCACAGTCACCATATTCAAATCCTGGAACAGTTCATGCTCACGATGTTATTGACTACAATCCAATGTTGAACCTAGTCGAAGCTAACAAAGTCACTATCACCGAAGTGAAGgaaattcactttttttctcCAACCTCAACTAGAGATCGCATTTTCACTTCGATGGAAGGTCAAGATTTGAGTTTTCCTTTCGTAaaccaattatttataaatcattcattcaatcaaaatgaacaacctgttcataatttttatcttcCAGTCTTTTCACCCTGCCATTCCAATGCTATACCCAACAAAATTTCTATGCAAAATCTTGAGCCTTTTTATAATGTTAATTACCTTCAAAACCCAACACATTCAAATCCTGATAATTTCTTACATCTTAATGCTGATCTCTATTCAGATCCAATGGTGAAAACTGAAGCCATTCATGATCCTTCACTTTTGAATTTTGCATTTGTTGGTGAGaataaaaacaatcaaaacataaaCCGTTCTCCTGAACAAGTCAATGAATTTGTTTCCACCACTCCAACAGGAGTTCATCAAAATGattgtattttaatttctaatgaTGAAGAATATGGAGACCTTGAAAATGATGGAAAGACTCACAGCCTTCATCACAGAAAATTTGGCCCTTACATTTGCCCTAAATGTAGAAAGGTATTTCAAACTTCTCAATTTTTTGCTTCTCATGTTCATACAGCCCATTATAGGTTTGAAACAGAAGCACAGAGGAAGATGAGACTTGCAGCCAAGTCTAAGAACAAGAAAGATTTTGAAGTTATTCATTCAAGTGACGGAATTACTGCAGTGCCAGCTACTAGTGGTGGCGGTGGCAAATTTGTGAAGACAAAACCAAGAACACCAAGGATAACAGGATGACTGGAGCTGTGACAAAGGAAGATGATGATAGAGTGTAGCAAGAGGATACTTCTGAAATAGTTGTTGCACCGAAGgattttattgttaagattaaagaagaatatatttaagttttttttttttaattttaatatattgagagttctttgaataattgaaaattaaagaatctaagttttttttttttttggtttgtctTTCAATTAAGTTGTGCTggaatattatcaaattttacatGCAACCAACAACCataacaaaagcaaaaataagTGCAAGACAACGAAGTAGacacaactttttttttttatgtgattcaaTTAAGTTTAACATAGACTACATCCATGTGACTAACTCCATCAAATATTAACatccattaaaaaatataccaaCCATCAAGTACAAACTGAAATTAACTCTCAAGAAAACTACATTGTTcacctatttaatttttaaaactatccTGCAATAATTGTTTATCCTCATATGTAAAACACTCTCTAGATGTAAAATCATTTCAAAATCCAATAAAGATGTGTACCCCATGATTTGAGCAAGCAAACAAGCTTTAagacaaataaaagaaacaaatgaaaagaaatggTAGGAAAAATGATAACAAGTGATTATGACGACAATAGAATAACAGATCAGTAGAGAATATTCATGACGACATATGTGTAACACCCATATGTATGTAATAAGGTTATTTCCATCCATATATGTTTGTTTTGGGTTAATGCTGAAATATTTGGAAAATTGCTAAgtgttaaaatatgaaattttaaactgTCAAACAACTGTGTACAAATGTAATAcccctctctagatacataTCTCATGATAGAATATGGATTCTATCAGACATGGTAACTTAAAACTTTACTTAACTACACAATAGATAATTAGCATGATTAACTTCTTAATAAACAAAGTATGCAAAGAGGTGTAAACATGATCGACTAAAAATGTATCAATACCATAAGGAAACAGTACCATGTTATCCACAAGTACAAAAGTGTTTGAAATCAGTAGTAATGTGTAAATAGTGCATAAATAGATAACATCCTCCATAAAATTCATAACACAAATAGTCCAATGAGAAAATGACATAATTGCCCCTTCTCTCATGCAACGTCCCAAGCTAAACCATTGGCTCCCTATAGGCCCTACTACTCAATATGCTTACCTGCAAAACCACAATAAGGAACACGCTAAGTGATAAACACCCAATAACTAGGTGACTTTTCTACACCTTACACATTGTAATCCAAAATTAGTGTTCCAATTCTACCATTCAATATGGTGCCTCGAATGTTTCTTGGCTTCCTATATGCCCATCTGACTCATCTCAGTGTACTCATGTCATATCTCTATCGGTTGTGTCATCCTAGATTACTATAACCCTATATTGAACTTTGACATTCGAGATGTCATATGAAAACATATAACATCCTAGTTGTCCATAGCCTTTTGTCCTTGTACCTTTCACACAGACCATGCGCAAACATTTGCTTTTGTTCCAAACAGACATTCATCTAACCCTAAGACTAACAATGTTAAATTTCATTCTTCATTCATGATCGTCCTTCTCACAAACTTGTTGTTCATTCCAAAACATCATGAGCATGTGTCCATCCTATACCGTGCTATTGTTCATGTTGTATGTATTAGATGCATGAGGAACTACTACCTTGATCAAGAATGAATGAGCATCCCCGCTACGAAAGGATGAATGGTCATTGTTGTCTAGAAATCGCTAACCTATTGATTTCTACGTTTTTTTTGCCAAACCAAACCAACATCAAGTCTATAATTATACTATAACACCCCTAAACATGTTTCTATGCCAAAATAATCACCATTTAACCTCAAACATTCAAATTGTAATTCATTCCTATGTGCACATATGTAGATATATTTAGTCAACATGTCATTAAAGTAGTACACATAT belongs to Mangifera indica cultivar Alphonso chromosome 2, CATAS_Mindica_2.1, whole genome shotgun sequence and includes:
- the LOC123198158 gene encoding delta(12)-acyl-lipid-desaturase-like, with amino-acid sequence MEAGGRMTVANGKHAGKESPIRRAPYTKPPFTLSQLKNAIPPHCFQRLLFRSFSYVVYDLTLVSIFYCIASNYFPLLPYPLSYFAWPFYWILQGCVLTGIWVIAHECGHHAFSNYQWVDDTVGLILHSALLVPYFSWKYSHRRHHSNTGSLERDEVFVPKTKSQTPWFSKYLNNPPGRAFTLLVTLTLGWPLYLIFNVSGKPYHRFACHYDPYSPIYSDRERIQIFISDAGIFTAIYVLYLVAMAKGLAWLVCIYGVPLLIVNGFLVLITYLQHTHPALPHYDSLEWDWLRGALATADRDYGVLNKVFHNITDTHVAHHLFSTMPHYHAMEATEAIKPILGEYYQFDDTPFYKAMWREARECIYVEPDEGSPAKGVFWYRNKI